From Pseudoalteromonas sp. R3, one genomic window encodes:
- a CDS encoding ABC transporter ATP-binding protein: protein MIKLNNVSRSFIAEHIETVALDKLSLSVSQGEFISILGPSGCGKSSLLNILGMLDDIDEGSFVFNDTELATASSLTKAQLRKKHIGFIFQNFNLIDELNVEQNIALPLHYQQLNKAQRAARVEEALHRLDIAHRRTHLPAKLSGGQQQRVAIARAIVTQPDLILADEPTGNLDSQNSTQVMEILRQLNMMGTTIIMVTHAQEQVQYGTRVIRLMDGKIHQDSPVATHRTWSKQEALSD from the coding sequence ATGATCAAACTAAATAATGTCAGCCGCTCATTTATTGCGGAACATATCGAAACCGTCGCCCTGGACAAGCTCTCCTTGTCGGTCAGCCAAGGCGAATTTATCTCTATTTTGGGGCCGTCAGGCTGTGGTAAGTCATCTTTGCTCAATATTCTGGGCATGCTGGATGACATCGATGAAGGCAGCTTTGTGTTTAATGACACTGAGCTTGCCACTGCATCTTCATTAACAAAGGCACAATTGAGGAAAAAACACATTGGATTTATTTTTCAGAATTTTAATCTGATAGACGAACTCAACGTAGAGCAAAATATCGCACTGCCACTGCACTATCAGCAGCTCAATAAAGCACAACGAGCCGCTCGGGTTGAAGAGGCTCTTCATCGCCTGGATATTGCTCATCGTCGCACTCACTTACCAGCAAAGCTCTCAGGAGGGCAACAACAACGGGTTGCGATTGCACGTGCGATAGTCACTCAACCAGATTTGATCCTGGCCGATGAACCGACAGGTAACCTGGACTCCCAAAACTCAACACAAGTCATGGAGATACTTCGCCAGCTCAACATGATGGGAACAACCATCATAATGGTGACGCATGCGCAGGAACAAGTTCAATACGGCACTCGGGTTATTCGACTTATGGATGGCAAAATACACCAAGACAGTCCGGTTGCTACTCACCGCACATGGAGTAAACAGGAGGCATTAAGTGATTAA
- a CDS encoding winged helix-turn-helix domain-containing protein has product MRYLRFENLIIDTHNQLLIRDGVSVTLAPKVYDLLYYLACNQQRVISKDELMDAVWQGTLVTDNAISRTLVKVRKALGDDPKSPNFILTVPRKGIA; this is encoded by the coding sequence TTGAGATACCTGAGATTTGAAAACCTGATCATAGATACCCATAACCAATTACTGATCCGTGATGGCGTCTCAGTGACGCTGGCACCTAAAGTGTACGATCTGCTCTACTACCTGGCGTGCAATCAGCAGAGAGTAATAAGCAAAGATGAGTTAATGGATGCGGTATGGCAAGGCACATTGGTAACTGATAACGCCATTAGCCGTACCCTGGTCAAGGTGCGTAAAGCATTGGGCGACGATCCCAAATCCCCCAATTTCATTTTGACCGTGCCGCGCAAGGGTATCGCATGA
- a CDS encoding PD40 domain-containing protein — protein sequence MYNPYSSPELSINKQVKPYTRAQGEELYPSMSPDLKSLAYVKKTKQLNALIVENVSTHAQQQLSIPLARFSRPSWSPDGEQLAFVMHTPQTCAIYLAPVANLLTQSQWQKLSTCGNESRPALAFSIDGKKLYFNDRTSEEFGYQVFQIDLAQEQKSILNQPITNGRGNYAFDLSPDGRSLVMLNSEFGPKTRIYTLELSSSKLTQTAQLDYLMRSAIWHHDSQSLIHPAPHPAYELWQSTVHGDKLATVVSNTARVKHPVRINNGTDFTFVSYLLDRDIYLQRSTDNQTQPLANSSVMDYLPTIANTSSHYAFVSKRSTHAQVYLGDITQPLAEPVPLTSGKTPHRFYQLAFSPDGSQLLSLADNQLLLTNITTQETTPLLGTDMAVRGVSWHSDNQLLFSTTRNNRWQLIRFDLTTHESELIFPEFMGGIYSKHDDAFYLIHRKTGQVFMHTVSSEETSALPLYCTTHLPNRRLTLQRGINGLHCLKDDQSHTHLPMTSTDKITWPQQIDNADYHLSTHGIIYTRLQRTTADVMRTLDVQ from the coding sequence TTGTACAACCCTTATTCTTCGCCAGAGCTGAGTATAAACAAGCAAGTCAAACCGTATACGCGCGCGCAGGGTGAGGAGCTATACCCCAGCATGTCGCCAGATCTCAAATCTCTTGCTTATGTCAAAAAAACGAAGCAGTTGAATGCGCTTATCGTCGAAAATGTCAGCACACATGCCCAACAGCAGCTATCAATCCCGCTTGCGCGGTTCAGTCGGCCAAGCTGGTCACCTGATGGTGAACAGCTCGCTTTTGTTATGCATACACCGCAAACATGTGCCATTTATCTGGCTCCTGTGGCGAATTTGCTCACACAATCACAGTGGCAGAAACTCAGTACATGTGGAAATGAAAGCAGGCCTGCTCTGGCTTTTTCAATAGACGGGAAAAAACTCTATTTTAATGACCGCACGTCTGAAGAATTCGGCTATCAAGTATTCCAGATTGATTTGGCCCAGGAACAAAAGTCGATCTTGAATCAACCTATAACAAATGGCCGTGGCAATTATGCATTTGACCTGTCACCGGACGGTCGCTCGTTGGTAATGCTAAACAGTGAATTTGGTCCAAAGACACGTATTTACACGCTCGAGCTATCCTCGTCAAAGCTCACCCAAACCGCACAACTTGACTATCTGATGCGCTCAGCCATCTGGCATCATGACAGTCAAAGTTTGATCCACCCTGCCCCACATCCGGCTTATGAGTTATGGCAAAGTACTGTGCATGGCGATAAATTGGCAACCGTGGTTAGCAATACGGCGCGCGTAAAACATCCAGTCAGAATAAACAATGGCACAGACTTTACCTTCGTGTCTTACCTCCTGGACCGAGATATCTATTTGCAGCGCAGTACAGACAATCAAACACAACCCCTGGCAAACTCGTCGGTCATGGACTACCTGCCGACAATAGCAAACACGTCATCACATTATGCCTTTGTGTCAAAGCGCTCAACACACGCACAAGTGTATCTGGGTGATATCACGCAGCCGCTGGCGGAGCCTGTCCCATTGACCTCAGGCAAAACTCCTCATCGATTTTACCAGCTCGCATTCTCTCCCGATGGAAGTCAATTGCTCAGTCTGGCTGACAATCAGCTTCTCCTCACAAATATCACAACACAGGAAACGACCCCTCTGCTAGGCACCGATATGGCGGTCAGAGGCGTCAGTTGGCATTCTGACAATCAATTGCTATTTTCCACTACCAGAAACAATCGCTGGCAGCTGATACGTTTCGATCTGACAACGCATGAATCCGAACTTATTTTCCCCGAGTTTATGGGTGGGATCTACAGCAAACACGATGACGCTTTTTACCTGATACACCGTAAAACAGGTCAGGTATTCATGCACACAGTATCAAGTGAAGAGACCTCTGCGTTACCACTGTATTGTACAACGCACCTGCCTAACCGGCGGCTTACTCTGCAACGTGGAATCAATGGCTTACATTGTCTGAAGGACGACCAAAGTCATACACACTTGCCTATGACATCCACGGATAAAATCACCTGGCCACAACAGATTGATAATGCAGATTATCACCTTTCGACACATGGGATAATCTATACCCGCCTGCAACGTACTACAGCAGATGTCATGAGAACACTTGATGTACAGTAA
- a CDS encoding HlyD family efflux transporter periplasmic adaptor subunit, with amino-acid sequence MDKPIQPKLLSRRRVVITSLVIAFTAVSATSIQVFSSHFQTSGKTYDISQSTLEFSTAHRANFTHYLPLRGVVEPRDTIFIDAIDGGRVDALYVQEGEQVRQGQALLKLSNTDLQLRVLAREAEVSEQINDMRNTRLAVEQNQLALARDIIELDFTILKLEKDLARQQKLYEQALVPQRTVEILRDELNYQVTYRETVKQSQQKEALLQQQQLTQLSQSIATLQSNLKISQSSLDKLTIRAPRDGQLTFMNARVGESKAPGERLGQVDVIDKFKISAHIDEFYIDQISMAHTAAMKLGQTTITLTMARIYPGIENGRFKVDFHVQNPNGLPTLRLGQSLPLELNLSSETAQLVVDNGAFIQSTAGAWAFVVSEDGRSAHKRKITLGRRNPTQVEVVSGISVNERLITSSYNRFADAEHLSLIP; translated from the coding sequence ATGGATAAACCCATCCAACCCAAATTATTGAGTAGACGACGCGTCGTTATTACTTCGCTTGTCATTGCTTTCACTGCGGTATCAGCCACAAGTATTCAGGTGTTCAGTAGCCACTTTCAGACGTCAGGGAAAACCTATGACATCAGTCAGAGCACACTTGAATTCAGTACCGCACATCGCGCCAACTTTACCCACTACCTGCCGTTACGCGGTGTTGTCGAGCCGCGAGACACCATCTTTATAGATGCCATTGATGGCGGACGTGTAGACGCATTATATGTCCAGGAGGGTGAGCAGGTTCGTCAAGGTCAGGCACTACTCAAGCTCAGCAATACAGATCTGCAGCTTAGGGTGTTGGCTCGCGAAGCAGAAGTATCAGAGCAGATTAACGACATGCGCAACACGCGTCTGGCCGTTGAGCAAAACCAACTTGCGCTGGCACGTGACATCATCGAGCTCGATTTTACCATTCTCAAACTGGAAAAAGATTTGGCGCGTCAACAAAAGCTATATGAACAAGCCTTAGTGCCACAACGAACAGTAGAGATACTCAGAGATGAGCTTAATTACCAAGTGACATACCGTGAAACGGTAAAACAAAGCCAGCAAAAAGAAGCATTATTACAACAGCAACAGCTCACCCAGCTTTCTCAAAGTATTGCTACCTTACAATCTAACCTCAAGATATCGCAATCCAGTCTGGACAAGCTTACTATCCGTGCCCCTCGCGATGGGCAACTGACATTTATGAACGCCCGGGTTGGTGAATCTAAAGCGCCTGGTGAGCGACTTGGTCAAGTCGATGTGATAGACAAATTCAAAATCAGTGCCCACATTGATGAATTCTATATAGACCAGATCTCAATGGCGCACACCGCCGCGATGAAACTCGGGCAAACAACAATTACGCTCACCATGGCCAGAATTTACCCGGGTATAGAAAATGGCCGATTTAAAGTGGACTTTCATGTCCAAAACCCCAACGGACTGCCCACATTGAGACTAGGACAGAGTTTGCCACTGGAGTTAAACCTGAGCTCCGAGACAGCTCAGCTGGTCGTTGATAATGGTGCATTTATACAGTCCACAGCTGGAGCCTGGGCGTTTGTAGTGAGTGAAGATGGGCGCAGTGCACACAAGCGCAAAATCACCCTTGGACGCCGGAACCCCACTCAAGTGGAGGTCGTCTCAGGGATCAGCGTCAATGAGCGACTGATCACGTCTTCATACAACCGCTTTGCCGACGCAGAGCACCTTTCTCTTATCCCATAA